GTCGAGCACATGCGGGAGGGGTACGTGGTCCTGGGCGAGAACGAGCGGATCGTCGACCTGAACCCGGCGGCCAAGCGGCTGCTCGGCGTCGGCGAGGACGTGATCGGCGCCGACGTACGTGCGATCCTCCCCGAGGTGGAGCCACTGCTCGACGGCGACGGCAGGCCGGACACGGAGCTGTCGGTGACGGTCGGCGGCGACCGCCGGTATCTCACGGCCAATAGCTCGACGCTCGCCGAGAACGGGACCGAGCGGGGCAGTTTACTCCTCCTCCGGGACGTCACGGACCGCCGGCAGGTCGAGAATCGCTACCAGGAACTCATCGAGCACTCGGCGGACGTGATCGCCGTCCTCGACGAGACGGGCACGGTCACCTACGCGAGTCCGTCCCACGAGACGGTCCTCGGTATCGATCCGGCGGCGATCGAGGGCATGAACGGGCTCGAGCGCGTCCACGGCGACGACCGGGACCGCCTCGAGGACCTCCTCGACTCCCTCTTCGAGCGGCCAGGGGAAACCGAGCGCTTCGAGTTCCGCGCCAGCCACGCCGACGGCGAGTGGCACGTCTTCGAGGGGATCGCCCGGAACCTGCTCGACAACCCCGTCGTCGAGGGGCTCGTAATCAACTCCCGCGACATCACAGAGCGCAAACGCCGCGAGCGGGAACTGGAGCGCCAGAACGACCGGCTCGAGGACTTCGCGAACCTCGTCTCCCACGACCTCCGCAACCCCCTGCAGATCGCCGAGGCCTACCTCGAACAGGCGCGTCAGTCCGGCGACGAGGACGCTTTCGAACGGGTCGAGACCGCTCACGACCGGATGGAGGCGATCATCGCGGACGTCCTGGAACTGGCCCGTCAGGGACGCAGCCTCGACGAGACCGAGGTCGTCTGGCTCTCCTCGGTGGCGAACGAGGCCTGGAACACCGTGCGGACGGAGACGGCGACGCTCACCGTCGCCCGGGACTGTGAACTCCGGGCGGACCCCGAGCGGCTCCGCCGCCTGCTCGAGAACCTCTTTCGCAATTCGATCGAACACGCCGGCCCCGCGGTCACGGTGACCGTCGGTGCCCTGCCCGACGGCCACCTCGCGGGGGAGCGAAGCGGGAGCCAGCAAGTGGGCGGCGCTCGAACGGGCTTTTTCGTCGAAGACGACGGGCCCGGCATCCCCGAGGACGAGCGCGAGCACGTGTTCGAGTCGGGATACACGACCGCGACCGGGGGAACCGGATTCGGACTGGCGATCGTCGAGGGGATCGCTTCGGTACACGGCTGGCAGGTGTCGGTCACCGACGCCGCGACGGGGGGCTCGACGGCAGTTGCCGACGGTGCGCCGGGTCGATCGGCCGACGCGAGCGAGGACCGCGGCGGGGCCCGGTTCGAGTTCACGCCCCGCGACGAGGCGGGCGTCGAGCCGACGTGAGTCACTGCCCCTCGACCGTCACCGGGAGGGGTTCCGGGCCCCGACCTCGGCGTCCGGGTCGGCGTAGGTGTCCAGTTCGTGGAGGTCGCCGAGCACGGTCGCCTCGATCTTCCGGAGGTGCTCGCCGACAGTGGCCGAGGAACAGCCGAGTTCGTCAGCCAGTTCCTGATGGGTGGCCCGGCGCGGGTCGGCGTAGTACCCCTGTTCGACGGCGACCGCGAAGATCTCGCGCTGGCGCGCCGTCAGGCCGTCGAGCAGGTGGGCGGCGTCGGGGTAGGAGCTCCCCGTGCCGACGACCTCGACGTCGACGCCATCGGGGAGCTCCTCGAGTCGCTCGCGGAAGCCGCTCTCGTGGCCGACGTAGGTCACCTCCATCGCGGGGCCGTCGATGACCCTGATCGGCCGCTTGACGAAGATGTCGGAGGAGCGGTCGGTGGCGAGCAGCGACCGGGTGTAGTCCGTGGGTTCGAAAGAGAGGTAGGCGTGCCAGGTTCGCTCGCCGGTGAGACTGCACTCACGGACCGACTCCGCGGCTGCGACGATGGACTCGAACCGGTCGCGGTCACCGTGGCACTCGACGAGCAGGACGACCGACCCGTCGTCCAGGGCGTCGGAGCGGTGGAGCGCCTCGACGCTCACCGCCGGGTCGCGAAACGTCTCCCCGATGAACGGGTGGCACCGATCCGGGTCGATCGAGAGCCGAATCGTCACGTGTCGCATCGTCGAGTACTACTACCAAGTAGGAAATATTTCTTACGCCGTCGAAGTGGAGAAGGGGGGATGGTGGAATCGCTCGGCAGCCGCGATGACCACCGAATCGGGGATTCCTGGGCCGGAATACTCCAGTTCGGCCCGTCCGCGATAGGGGATAGTGGCCGACGGCTATTGGATTTTGACCCGCGTATTCGAGGTAGGTTTATGTACGTTCCAATCTGAAGGAAACTACTAATAAAGGACCCGCGATCGCGACGGGGGAGTGGCCGCGCGACAGCACGTCGCCCGAAATAGTCAGCGATCGGTCAGGATCGGCGTGCCGTCGGCCTTCGGCCCGAGGCGCGGGCCGAGCGTGTCGGCGCCCGGGTCCACCCGGCGGCGCTGTCGGTAATCGGTCGAGCGCTCGACGGGGATCCGGCCGATGGCGGCGATCATGTCGGCGTACTCCCGGACCGAGCGGAACTCGCCGTAGTCGCCGCCGGCGCGTTTGGTGATCTCCTCGGAGAGGATCGTCCCCATGAAGTCGTCGGCGCCGCAGGTGAGCATCTTCAGCCCCTGGGCGTCGCCGTATTTCACCCAGGAAGACTGAATATGGTCGACGTTGTCGAGGTAGAGCCGGGAGACGGCGATCAGCAGTTCGTCCTCGTGGGTGGTCGCGCCGTTCTCCACCATCCCGCGCTCGGCCAGCGGCGTCTCCTCGTGGACGAAGGAGAGGGGCACGAACTCCGTGACGGCGTCGGTGCGGTCCTGTAGCTCCCGGATCCGGTCGAGGTGTAGCACCCTGTGGGCCTCGTTCTCGACGTGGCCGTACATGATCGTCGCCGTCGTGTCGAGGCCCACCTCGGCGGCGGCCTCCATCGCCTCGAGCCACTCGCCGGTGTCGATCTTGCCGGGGCAGATGACGTTTCGGACCTCGTCGACGAGGATCTCGGCGGCCGTCCCGGGAACCGAGTCGAGTCCAGCCGCCTGCAGCCGGCGGAACACCTCCTCGTAGGACCAGTCGGTGCCGCGGCGGGCGTGGTAGGCTTCCTCCGGCGTCATCGAGTGGACGTGGACGCCGTCGACGCTCATGGCCTCGATCTGCTCGACGTAGGTCGCGGGGTCTTTCTCGTACTCCCCGGGCGGGCGGTAGTTCAGGTCCTCGCGGTCGCTGGCCTCGAGGATCTCGCGGTGTTCGGCGTCGAGGGCGAAGGCCGGGTGGAGGCCGGACACCGAGGTCACCTCGTAGACCCCGCGCTCGGCGGCGTCGCGGACGATCTCGCGGGACTCGGCGGGCGTCTTGGTGAACCCGTCGTGGTCGTCCTGGTGGGACGCGCGGAACTGCTCGGAGCGGTCCTTGAAGTTACAGAACAGGCAACCGGTGTTGCAGGCGGTGGTGACGTTGTTGTTGAGGTTGGCGACGAAGGTGACCTCCTCGCCGACCACCTCGGCGCGGCGGCGATCGGCGGCCTCGAGGACGCGCTCCTTGCGCTCGCGGTCGATCCCCGATCGGTCGGTCCCCGTCGTGAGCAGCTCGATCCCGTCCGCGACCGAGAGCCGATCGCCCGCGCGGGCCTTCGCGAGCGCGTTCTCGAACGACTGGTCGGTCTCGGGACGGTGCTCGAAGTCGAACTCGCCCCGGGGGACGTTGACCGACGGCGTGACCGCGTCAGACATACTGGCGGGCACGAGCGGGACGCTCAAATACGTGGCGGGTGCGGTAAGGCAGCGGCGTCGACCGGTCGAATCGACCGCTCGAGGCGCCGTCCGGACGGGCGATCAGACGGCGGCTTCGGACGCCTCGACGGCGACGTCGTCGGGCAGCTCGTCGCGGGCGCGCTCGTATTCCTCGGGATCGGGGGACCGGAACTCCGCGGCGACTCGGCGGGCGCGGTCGTAGTGCTCGCGGGCCTCGTCGTAGGCTGCATCCGCCGCGGCCGCGTTGCCGTCCTTCCGCGCGGACTCGGCGCGGTCGACGGCCTGCTCGGCGCGCTCGCCGTGAGCCGCGGCGAGTTTCTGAGCGGCCCACTCGACCTGGAACCGGAGCGCCTCGGGGTCGCCGTCGAACACGTTTCCGTGGCGGAGGACGAGCGCCAGCGTCTCGTGGCTCTCCTCGAGCGCCCGTCGCCAGGCGTCGACGGCCGC
Above is a genomic segment from Halorientalis sp. LT38 containing:
- a CDS encoding histidine kinase N-terminal 7TM domain-containing protein encodes the protein MAWEYTPYTIPFAVTILCSLVFGAYLLHRTRERDWDVAVGSLAVVCLGTLVWGVAALLQVSTTSFELMVLAEQWTYVGTPIVVIGWLVFAAAYTGHDDLVSVPVVGGLALVLGSGSLLALTNGSHELLWASPAVVDYGSFSSLTYEQTSAYYAFVIAAFGTALLGVALLGRFMLTSRTRYRSQMAALIVAAAAPLMVSLWVVLGLGPHPTVELSPIGFVVSVAAFTYAIERHQLLDLAPMARTRVVEHMREGYVVLGENERIVDLNPAAKRLLGVGEDVIGADVRAILPEVEPLLDGDGRPDTELSVTVGGDRRYLTANSSTLAENGTERGSLLLLRDVTDRRQVENRYQELIEHSADVIAVLDETGTVTYASPSHETVLGIDPAAIEGMNGLERVHGDDRDRLEDLLDSLFERPGETERFEFRASHADGEWHVFEGIARNLLDNPVVEGLVINSRDITERKRRERELERQNDRLEDFANLVSHDLRNPLQIAEAYLEQARQSGDEDAFERVETAHDRMEAIIADVLELARQGRSLDETEVVWLSSVANEAWNTVRTETATLTVARDCELRADPERLRRLLENLFRNSIEHAGPAVTVTVGALPDGHLAGERSGSQQVGGARTGFFVEDDGPGIPEDEREHVFESGYTTATGGTGFGLAIVEGIASVHGWQVSVTDAATGGSTAVADGAPGRSADASEDRGGARFEFTPRDEAGVEPT
- a CDS encoding helix-turn-helix domain-containing protein, whose translation is MRHVTIRLSIDPDRCHPFIGETFRDPAVSVEALHRSDALDDGSVVLLVECHGDRDRFESIVAAAESVRECSLTGERTWHAYLSFEPTDYTRSLLATDRSSDIFVKRPIRVIDGPAMEVTYVGHESGFRERLEELPDGVDVEVVGTGSSYPDAAHLLDGLTARQREIFAVAVEQGYYADPRRATHQELADELGCSSATVGEHLRKIEATVLGDLHELDTYADPDAEVGARNPSR
- the cofH gene encoding 7,8-didemethyl-8-hydroxy-5-deazariboflavin synthase subunit CofH; translated protein: MSDAVTPSVNVPRGEFDFEHRPETDQSFENALAKARAGDRLSVADGIELLTTGTDRSGIDRERKERVLEAADRRRAEVVGEEVTFVANLNNNVTTACNTGCLFCNFKDRSEQFRASHQDDHDGFTKTPAESREIVRDAAERGVYEVTSVSGLHPAFALDAEHREILEASDREDLNYRPPGEYEKDPATYVEQIEAMSVDGVHVHSMTPEEAYHARRGTDWSYEEVFRRLQAAGLDSVPGTAAEILVDEVRNVICPGKIDTGEWLEAMEAAAEVGLDTTATIMYGHVENEAHRVLHLDRIRELQDRTDAVTEFVPLSFVHEETPLAERGMVENGATTHEDELLIAVSRLYLDNVDHIQSSWVKYGDAQGLKMLTCGADDFMGTILSEEITKRAGGDYGEFRSVREYADMIAAIGRIPVERSTDYRQRRRVDPGADTLGPRLGPKADGTPILTDR